The following coding sequences lie in one Apium graveolens cultivar Ventura chromosome 3, ASM990537v1, whole genome shotgun sequence genomic window:
- the LOC141714002 gene encoding uncharacterized protein LOC141714002, producing MALAHKITHFGFYRSKIMVDAKNYVKNCDHSQKHAPVVRQPPKMLNYINSPIPFAIWGMNFLGPFPMATAQRRYKIPRILVTDKGTQLNNEGFKKYYEENEIELLFTSVAHRQANGQAEVANWIIIDGLKKRSEKSRNNWVDEIVSILWAYRTICMVTMGTTRFMLAYRAEAVVNVEISHSSPMIQAYNTDENEEGKMLAPDLIDEVEDEARANIMKYRKKASFYYNLRVNKRFFKKDDLVLRKVKASRVRPEWKACPELGRTLQNQKYSRRRILQVENHGWGRSTNDLACT from the exons ATGGCCCTTGCTCACAAGATAACTCATTTTGGCTTCTATCGGTCGAAGATTATGGTCGATGCCAAGAATTATGTGAAGAACTGTGATCATTCCcaaaagcatgcaccagttgttaggcAGCCACCTAAGATGCTAAATTACATAAATTCTCCCATCCCTTTCGCTATATGGGGCATGAATTTTCTTGGACCTTTCCCGATGGCCACTGCACAAAGAAG ATATAAAATTCCCCGTATCTTGGTGACCGATAAAGGTACACAATTAAACAATGAGGGATTCAAAAAGTACTATGAGGAGAATGAAATCGAGCTGTTGTTCACTTCGGTTGCCCACCGTCaggccaatgggcaagcagaagtagcaaacTGGATTATTATAGATGGGTTAAAGAAGAGGAGTGAGAAGTCCAGGAACAATTGGGTAGATGAAATAGTTTCGATACTTTGGGCATATAGGACCATATGTATGGTCACGATGGGAACAACGCGATTCATGTTGGCATATAGGGCAGAAGCAGTCGTCAatgtggagatatcacattcgtctccAATGATTCAAGCCTACAATACTGATGAAAATGAGGAAGGGAAAATGCTAGCTCCGGATTTGATAGATGAAGTAGAGGATGAAGCACGTGCAAATATCATGAAATATCGTAAAAAAGCTTCCTTTTACTATAATCTGAGGGTAAATAAAAGGTTTTTCAAGAAAGATGATTTGGTCCTAAGGAAAGTGAAAGCATCAAGGGTAAGACCAGAAtggaaagcttgccccgaattgggaaggacCCTACAAAATCAGAAGTATTCGAGGAGAAGGATCCTACAAGTTGAAAACCATGGATGGGGAAGAAGTACCAATGACTTGGCATGCACATAA
- the LOC141711997 gene encoding uncharacterized protein LOC141711997 isoform X2, translating into MPTISHFTPCRYAGDKPLASLFTNSSSFQENSAHQLSVSRLVRTPSRKVSNNLRIRASLVDDKLVPGKVVLKPSDILAYNLVQGALVRWSYIDRSAIEPPTAVLLHGILGSRKNWGTFARRLAQEFPHWQLGQLRLTPRVVVGHSFGGKVALSMVNQAAKPLARPVRVWVLDATPGQVRAGGDGDDHPAELISFLRTFPREIASKRDVVQALVHEGFSKDVAQWVVTNLRQTGSPNASSPGFSWAFDLNGISEMYQSYEETNLWKIVEEVPRGVHINFLKAERSLHRWALEDLQRIHSAEDQAVEEGGGVEMHVLEDAGHWVHADNPDGLFKILSFSFQGV; encoded by the exons ATGCCGACTATTTCGCACTTTACGCCGTGCCGATACGCCGGCGACAAGCCTCTTGCCAGTCTTTTTACAAATTCAAGCTCGTTTCAGGAG AATAGCGCACATCAGTTATCAGTATCACGGTTAGTTCGTACTCCTTCGAGGAAGGTATCTAATAATTTAAGGATCCGTGCCTCATTAGTGGATGACAAACTTGTACCTGGGAAAGTTGTGTTGAAACCTTCTGATATATTG GCTTATAATCTTGTTCAAGGAGCACTT GTAAGGTGGAGCTACATCGACAGGTCGGCAATTGAACCACCGACGGCTGTTCTTTTGCATGGAATCCTAGGTAGCAGGAAGAACTGGG GGACCTTTGCTCGGAGATTGGCACAAGAATTTCCACATTGGCAG CTTGGGCAGCTGAGACTAACACCACGTGTTGTAGTGGGTcatagctttggtggaaaag TTGCCTTGAGCATGGTAAATCAGGCTGCAAAGCCACTGGCACGACCCGTCAGA GTTTGGGTTCTAGATGCCACTCCTGGACAAGTTCGAGCTGGTGGAGATGGAGATGATCATCCCGCCGAGCTGATTTCTTTTCTGAGAACCTTCCCGAGAGAG ATCGCTTCGAAACGGGATGTTGTACAGGCTCTTGTACATGAAGGGTTCTCAAAAGACGTGGCACAG TGGGTGGTTACTAACCTTCGGCAGACAGGCTCTCCGAATGCATCATCGCCTGGCTTCTCATGGGCATTCGATCTTAATGGAATTTCAGAAATGTATCAATCTTATGAAGAGACAAACTTATG GAAGATAGTGGAAGAGGTGCCTCGAGGTGTGCATATTAATTTTCTGAAAGCAGAGCGAAGCTTGCACAGATGGGCCCTAGAAGATCTCCAGAGAATTCATTCTGCTGAGGATCAAGCTGTCGAAGAAGGAGGGGGAGTTGAAATGCATGTCCTTGAAGATGCTGGCCATTGG GTACACGCTGATAATCCAGACGGACTCTTCAAAATCCTCTCTTTCTCATTTCAAGGAGTTTAA
- the LOC141711997 gene encoding uncharacterized protein LOC141711997 isoform X1, with amino-acid sequence MPTISHFTPCRYAGDKPLASLFTNSSSFQENSAHQLSVSRLVRTPSRKVSNNLRIRASLVDDKLVPGKVVLKPSDILAYNLVQGALVRWSYIDRSAIEPPTAVLLHGILGSRKNWGTFARRLAQEFPHWQFLLVDLRCHGDSALIKKRGPNTVSSAALDVLKLLGQLRLTPRVVVGHSFGGKVALSMVNQAAKPLARPVRVWVLDATPGQVRAGGDGDDHPAELISFLRTFPREIASKRDVVQALVHEGFSKDVAQWVVTNLRQTGSPNASSPGFSWAFDLNGISEMYQSYEETNLWKIVEEVPRGVHINFLKAERSLHRWALEDLQRIHSAEDQAVEEGGGVEMHVLEDAGHWVHADNPDGLFKILSFSFQGV; translated from the exons ATGCCGACTATTTCGCACTTTACGCCGTGCCGATACGCCGGCGACAAGCCTCTTGCCAGTCTTTTTACAAATTCAAGCTCGTTTCAGGAG AATAGCGCACATCAGTTATCAGTATCACGGTTAGTTCGTACTCCTTCGAGGAAGGTATCTAATAATTTAAGGATCCGTGCCTCATTAGTGGATGACAAACTTGTACCTGGGAAAGTTGTGTTGAAACCTTCTGATATATTG GCTTATAATCTTGTTCAAGGAGCACTT GTAAGGTGGAGCTACATCGACAGGTCGGCAATTGAACCACCGACGGCTGTTCTTTTGCATGGAATCCTAGGTAGCAGGAAGAACTGGG GGACCTTTGCTCGGAGATTGGCACAAGAATTTCCACATTGGCAG TTTCTCCTAGTTGACCTGCGCTGCCATGGTGACTCGGCATTAATCAAAAAGAGGGGACCGAATACCGTTTCTTCAGCTGCTCTTGATGTCTTAAAGCTA CTTGGGCAGCTGAGACTAACACCACGTGTTGTAGTGGGTcatagctttggtggaaaag TTGCCTTGAGCATGGTAAATCAGGCTGCAAAGCCACTGGCACGACCCGTCAGA GTTTGGGTTCTAGATGCCACTCCTGGACAAGTTCGAGCTGGTGGAGATGGAGATGATCATCCCGCCGAGCTGATTTCTTTTCTGAGAACCTTCCCGAGAGAG ATCGCTTCGAAACGGGATGTTGTACAGGCTCTTGTACATGAAGGGTTCTCAAAAGACGTGGCACAG TGGGTGGTTACTAACCTTCGGCAGACAGGCTCTCCGAATGCATCATCGCCTGGCTTCTCATGGGCATTCGATCTTAATGGAATTTCAGAAATGTATCAATCTTATGAAGAGACAAACTTATG GAAGATAGTGGAAGAGGTGCCTCGAGGTGTGCATATTAATTTTCTGAAAGCAGAGCGAAGCTTGCACAGATGGGCCCTAGAAGATCTCCAGAGAATTCATTCTGCTGAGGATCAAGCTGTCGAAGAAGGAGGGGGAGTTGAAATGCATGTCCTTGAAGATGCTGGCCATTGG GTACACGCTGATAATCCAGACGGACTCTTCAAAATCCTCTCTTTCTCATTTCAAGGAGTTTAA
- the LOC141711997 gene encoding uncharacterized protein LOC141711997 isoform X3: MPTISHFTPCRYAGDKPLASLFTNSSSFQENSAHQLSVSRLVRTPSRKVSNNLRIRASLVDDKLVPGKVVLKPSDILAYNLVQGALVRWSYIDRSAIEPPTAVLLHGILGSRKNWGTFARRLAQEFPHWQFLLVDLRCHGDSALIKKRGPNTVSSAALDVLKLLGQLRLTPRVVVGHSFGGKVALSMVNQAAKPLARPVRVWVLDATPGQVRAGGDGDDHPAELISFLRTFPREIASKRDVVQALVHEGFSKDVAQEDSGRGASRCAY; the protein is encoded by the exons ATGCCGACTATTTCGCACTTTACGCCGTGCCGATACGCCGGCGACAAGCCTCTTGCCAGTCTTTTTACAAATTCAAGCTCGTTTCAGGAG AATAGCGCACATCAGTTATCAGTATCACGGTTAGTTCGTACTCCTTCGAGGAAGGTATCTAATAATTTAAGGATCCGTGCCTCATTAGTGGATGACAAACTTGTACCTGGGAAAGTTGTGTTGAAACCTTCTGATATATTG GCTTATAATCTTGTTCAAGGAGCACTT GTAAGGTGGAGCTACATCGACAGGTCGGCAATTGAACCACCGACGGCTGTTCTTTTGCATGGAATCCTAGGTAGCAGGAAGAACTGGG GGACCTTTGCTCGGAGATTGGCACAAGAATTTCCACATTGGCAG TTTCTCCTAGTTGACCTGCGCTGCCATGGTGACTCGGCATTAATCAAAAAGAGGGGACCGAATACCGTTTCTTCAGCTGCTCTTGATGTCTTAAAGCTA CTTGGGCAGCTGAGACTAACACCACGTGTTGTAGTGGGTcatagctttggtggaaaag TTGCCTTGAGCATGGTAAATCAGGCTGCAAAGCCACTGGCACGACCCGTCAGA GTTTGGGTTCTAGATGCCACTCCTGGACAAGTTCGAGCTGGTGGAGATGGAGATGATCATCCCGCCGAGCTGATTTCTTTTCTGAGAACCTTCCCGAGAGAG ATCGCTTCGAAACGGGATGTTGTACAGGCTCTTGTACATGAAGGGTTCTCAAAAGACGTGGCACAG GAAGATAGTGGAAGAGGTGCCTCGAGGTGTGCATATTAA